One part of the Phaenicophaeus curvirostris isolate KB17595 chromosome 2, BPBGC_Pcur_1.0, whole genome shotgun sequence genome encodes these proteins:
- the LOC138717648 gene encoding gamma-aminobutyric acid receptor subunit rho-1 encodes MLTVQKMHFSIFLLLWGWILSTECRAHRQEKEIHEVYKKGSRPQRQRREAHGEAHKQGSPILKRSPDITKSPLTKSEQLLRIDDHDFSMRPGFGGPAIPVGVDVQVESLDSISEVDMDFTMTLYLRHYWKDERLSFPSTNNQSMTFDGRLVKKIWVPDMFFVHSKRSFIHDTTTDNVMLRVQPDGKVLYSLRVTVTAMCNMDFSRFPLDTQTCSLEIESYAYTEDDLMLYWKNGNDSLKTDERISLSQFLIQEFHTTTKLAFYSSTGWYNRLYINFTLRRHIFFFLLQTYFPATLMVMLSWVSFWIDRRAVPARVPLGITTVLTMSTIITGVNASMPRVSYIKAVDIYLWVSFVFVFLSVLEYAAVNYLTTVQERKERKLRDKLPCACSLPQPRPMMMDGSYNDGDVNELGHYMSENGDKQDRMMVHLALGSERGSGRRKNQRYVSMRIDTHAIDKYSRIIFPGAYILFNLIYWSIFS; translated from the exons TCGGCCGCAGCGGCAGAGGCGGGAGGCTCACGGCGAGGCGCACAAGCAAGGCAG CCCAATCCTAAAACGAAGCCCGGACATTACTAAATCTCCACTGACAAAGTCAGAGCAGCTGCTACGAATAGATGACCATGACTTCAGCATGAGACCAGGTTTTGGAG GCCCTGCAATTCCTGTTGGGGTGGATGTCCAAGTTGAAAGTCTGGACAGCATTTCTGAGGTGGACATG GACTTCACTATGACACTTTATCTGAGGCACTACTGGAAAGATGAGAGGCtgtccttccccagcaccaACAACCAAAGCATGACCTTTGACGGCAGGCTGGTGAAGAAGATCTGGGTCCCCGACATGTTCTTTGTCCACTCCAAGCGTTCCTTCATCCACGACACCACCACAGACAATGTCATGCTGCGCGTCCAGCCAGATGGGAAGGTACTTTATAGCCTCAG AGTTACAGTAACAGCCATGTGCAACATGGATTTTAGTCGCTTTCCTCTGGACACACAGACATGTTCCCTGGAGATTGAAAGCT ATGCCTACACTGAAGATGACCTCATGCTTTACTGGAAGAATGGGAATGATTCCCTTAAAACAGATGAGAGGATATCACTATCCCAGTTCCTGATCCAGGAGTTTCACACCACCACAAAGCTCGCCTTTTACAGCAGTACAG GGTGGTACAATCGCCTCTATATAAACTTCACTTTACGGCGACAcatcttcttcttcttgctCCAAACCTACTTCCCTGCCACCCTCATGGTCATGTTGTCCTGGGTGTCCTTCTGGATTGATCGCCGAGCAGTCCCCGCTAGAGTCCCATTAG GGATAACCACCGTGCTGACCATGTCTACGATCATCACGGGCGTGAATGCCTCTATGCCTCGTGTTTCCTACATCAAAGCAGTGGACATTTACCTGTGGGTCAGTTTTGTGTTTGTCTTCCTCTCGGTGCTGGAATACGCAGCAGTGAATTACCTGACTACGGTGCAAGAGCGGAAGGAGAGGAAACTGCGGGACAAG CTTCCGTGTGCGTGCAGCCTACCTCAGCCCCGGCCCATGATGATGGACGGCAGCTACAACGACGGAGACGTGAACGAGCTGGGGCACTACATGTCCGAGAACGGAGATAAACAAGACCGCATGATGGTGCACCTGGCGCTGGGGTCCGAGAGGGGTTCGGGCAGGAGGAAAAACCAGAGATATGTCAGCATGCGGATCGACACTCACGCCATCGACAAGTACTCCAGGATAATATTCCCTGGTgcatacattttatttaatttgatatACTGGTCTATTTTTTCATAA